One Triplophysa rosa linkage group LG21, Trosa_1v2, whole genome shotgun sequence DNA segment encodes these proteins:
- the ccdc187 gene encoding coiled-coil domain-containing protein 187 isoform X2 produces the protein MIQEEIQRCAEEARRREVEDEEIAKRIQEEEELCIRSRGSYQNRDARETSSAPPYSPRAVHTPEDRYYKRSSTRRRQRSQSPPYSDSEDDQRMPTLTNTSQASQDRSYSTVGQRMAVSYSGPSRSHSDQDNKSTTSGSSVSQKSRTSHLSGGWGDVIKLIRNDMSEQGYLSPSSEDELFEPVYKLERILKQKQQASDQRGDRGERLHGRTRQGNGCCREESCRERDKERHVHFLDERRLINGDHGDSYSLHENGRERDKHLNPRESLGDQRQTQSPGFRRNVSMRRSYHGDVRLSRRTSMRGGSRTCTQDDSNLVNRVRPLNHTQLIETEVRRPGPLREAESWETARNQRQRARSLTEERTIDRDHRRYPGQHRIRRSQSERQSFEEERSSTEEEMEVRGIERLPSRSTCQSRSGLSPRAGNTGRNGTVALDLGELEQVLLDEELARRLQEEERLAAETQQGSSPLRGMCPEDFRMAQVAQDEEIARFIQKQEIKAKRRSAELDSVGSRREYRDTVAEYDRRAHCDRQRERMGSDELQSPIDDFTADHQLSSPISMAAQPTRNVAEDLDPTFHRKEINGANQGSQQVGLCNPIEEQPTFVPPTKRHNDKPGRVKSKDKKENFKQKENCKQQ, from the exons GAAATAGCAAAAAGGATACAGGAAGAGGAAGAGCTTTGCATCAGAAGCAGAGGCAGTTACCAAAATAGAGATGCTAGAG AGACCTCAAGTGCTCCACCATACTCACCTCGGGCTGTTCACACACCTGAGGATCGATACTACAAACGGTCTTCAACCAGAAGGCGGCAGCGCTCCCAATCACCCCCCTACTCAGATTCTGAGGACGACCAGCGTATGCCTACCCTAACCAATACGAGTCAAGCGTCCCAAGACCGCAGCTATTCCACGGTAGGGCAGAGAATGGCGGTCAGCTACAGTGGACCTTCCAGAAGTCATTCAGATCAAGATAACAAGAGCACAACAAGCGGCAGCTCCGTTAGCCAGAAAAGCAGGACATCTCACCTCTCAGGAGGATGGGGAGATGTGATCAAGCTCATAAGGAATGATATGAGCGAGCAAGGCTACCTCAGCCCCAGTTCTGAGGACGAACTCTTCGAACCCGTCTATAAACTTGAGAGGATACTGAAACAAAAGCAGCAGGCCTCAGATCAGCGGGGTGACCGAGGTGAGAGGCTCCACGGCCGAACGAGGCAGGGAAACGGTTGTTGTCGTGAGGAGAGTTGTAGGGAGAGGGACAAAGAAAGACACGTTCATTTTCTGGATGAGAGAAGACTCATAAACGGTGACCATGGCGACAGCTATAGTTTACATGAAAATGGTAGGGAGAGGGACAAACACCTGAACCCTAGAGAAAGTTTAGGGGACCAGCGGCAGACTCAATCTCCGGGTTTTCGGCGTAACGTCTCAATGCGACGTAGTTACCATGGCGATGTCAGGCTGAGCAGACGGACATCGATGCGTGGAGGAAGCAGAACGTGTACCCAGGATGATTCAAATTTAGTTAACAGGGTAAGGCCTTTAAATCATACACAGTTGATAGAGACGGAAGTGAGGCGACCTGGCCCTTTAAGGGAGGCCGAGAGTTGGGAGACGGCCAGAAACCAGCGTCAGAGAGCTCGCTCATTAACCGAGGAAAGGACGATTGACAGGGATCATAGGCGTTACCCTGGACAACACAGAATTAGGCGGAGCCAAAGTGAGCGGCAAAGCTTTGAGGAAGAGAGATCGAGCACAGAGGAGGAGATGGAGGTGAGAGGGATTGAGAGACTCCCATCACGCAGCACCTGTCAATCACGCAGTGGCCTCTCCCCCAGAGCAG GAAACACTGGGAGGAATGGGACGGTGGCTCTTGACTTGGGTGAGCTGGAGCAGGTACTCCTCGATGAGGAGCTGGCTCGCAGACTTCAGGAGGAGGAGAGATTAGCTGCAGAG ACTCAGCAGGGGTCTTCTCCTCTCAGAGGGATGTGTCCTGAAGACTTCAGAATGGCCCAGGTCGCTCAGGATGAG GAAATTGCACGTTTCATACAAAAACAAGAGATCAAGGCTAAACGGAGGTCTGCTGAGCTGGACTCTGTTGGATCTAGACGGGAGTATAGAGACACTGTGGCTGAGTATGACAGGAGAGCACATTGTGACAGACAG agagagagaatgggctCTGATGAGCTTCAGTCACCTATTGATGACTTCACAGCAGACCATCAGCTCTCTAGCCCCATTTCCATGGCAGC ACAACCCACCAGGAATGTTGCAGAAGATCTGGACCCCACCTTTCATAGAAAGGAGATTAATG GAGCCAATCAAGGTTCCCAACAAGTAGGTTTGTGTAACCCTATAGAGGAGCAACCAACATTTGTGCCACCTACAAAACGACATAATGACAAACCAGGACGAGTGAAGTCGAAGGACAAGAAAGAAAATTTTAAGCAGAAAGAGAATTGCAAGCAGCAGTGA
- the tnfrsf9a gene encoding LOW QUALITY PROTEIN: tumor necrosis factor receptor superfamily member 9a (The sequence of the model RefSeq protein was modified relative to this genomic sequence to represent the inferred CDS: substituted 1 base at 1 genomic stop codon) — MYDIFAHSLKCCGSGNSHHCMRLQRWRVETTTLETDDMLVFLHGLCYIWLILAGLVPYTKCADSGCDDWTISDQDSQDVCCTKCKPGNRLVKVCGKDPALLCRPCEPNKYTTNPKSYXCMLCTQCTGPQFTLKPCNITSDTVCGCKAGYRCGNERCSYCVTECKTGEEPTRSRSCWKCPEGTFNDKIHSMCKKWKESCPNGQILDTKGNAFRDHECIFDNEVTNINKDKNTKSNEYEKNSIDNSLPVVTGKNQDKIKWIPVCIAGGVAMLAVLCFVASVTTCVKARSKKEKPKAATSDQELSEESRIVVVEQEACSFHHPQQEQGGSSESISTQDSESKLIV; from the exons GACGACATGCTGGTATTTTTGCACGGACTGTGTTATATCTGGCTAATACTGGCTGGTCTGGTGCCCTACACTAAATGTGCAGACTCTGGCTGTGATGACTGGACTATTTCTGATCAAGATAGTCAAGATGTGTGCTGCACGAAATGCAAGCCAG GGAACCGCTTGGTGAAAGTTTGTGGAAAAGACCCGGCATTGCTTTGTAGACCCTGTGAACCCAACAAATACACGACCAATCCTAAAAGTTACTAGTGCATGTTATGTACCCAGTGCACAG GTCCACAGTTTACACTTAAACCTTGCAATATCACGAGCGACACAGTATGCGGATGCAAAGCTGGATATCGGTGTGGAAACGAGAGATGCTCTTACTGCGTTACTGAATGCAAAACGGGAGAAGAACCTACAAGATCCC GTTCCTGTTGGAAATGTCCAGAAGGAACGTTCAATGACAAAATCCACAGTATGTGCAAAAAATGGAAAGAAAG TTGTCCAAATGGCCAAATTTTGGACACCAAAGGAAATGCATTCAGGGACCATGAGTGCATATTTGACAACGAAGTaacgaacataaacaaagacaaaaacacaaaatcaaatGAATACGAAAAGAACAGCATAGACAACTCCTTGCCTGTCGTGACTGGGAAAAATCAAG ACAAGATTAAATGGATTCCAGTCTGCATTGCTGGAGGTGTGGCGATGCTGGCCGTTCTCTGTTTCGTTGCGTCAGTGACTACATGTGTTAAAGCACGGAGCAAAAAAGAGAAGCCCAAAGCTGCTACGTCAGACCAAG AGCTGTCAGAAGAGTCAAGGATTGTGGTTGTGGAGCAGGAGGCCTGTAGTTTTCACCATCCACAGCAGGAACAGGGGGGCAGCTCAGAGTCCATCAGCACGCAGGACTCTGAAAGTAAACTCATAGTGTGA